CAATCTTCCAATGTGAAAACGCATAGTCGTGAAGATGCGGTTAGATTCAGTGCCATCCTGCGATCTGGCTTTTTCTGTTTTTAAGGGAGCAGGTAGGAGATTCTTTTCTAAATAATACTTATTTAACAGGTATATTATTCGTGTTTAAAACGGACTTTATACGCTTTTATCCGAATGAGGTCCGAATGAGGTCCCTATGAAGTCCGTATAAAGTCCCTATTAAATGATAAGATAATTCGAACCAATACACTTTGTTTCCTCGTTATATTAAGACAAAGGACAGTTTATAAAATCCATAGGGAAGCAAAAAATGCTGTCGCCTGATCATTTGTTAATTTTCTTCTGAAATAAGCAAAACCGTTTTAGTTTTTTTATATTTGTTTTATTCAATCTTATGGATATATCAATAGCTAAGCGATAGACGTCCTGGAATCTAAAATTTTTCGGAATGCCAGCACGAGTTTATTATCAGATTTTATGGCGGTAATAAATTTATTGAATGTGACCTAAGACGGATAGGGGATAACCAAAATATGATAAAGCTATAGCATTTTTACTTTTCAACGAAGGGGATAGTTCTTGCTATTTTGTCATCACTATGAGCGAAAGGTCCGAGATTTGGTGACCCATTTTTTATATTTTCACCGGAGTGACAATGTATAAACCGAAATATGATCATATTGAAGAGAAGGAAAACCTGTTGGCCCTGCGTTCGGGCTGCCAAACAGCTTTTCGTCAAATTTATACCCTCTACAGTGGCCGAATCTATCTCAACATTCGTAAAATGGTCAAGTCCGAACAGGATGCTGCTGAGCTTTTACAGGAAGTTTTTATAAAAGTATGGGATAAGCGGGAGCTAATTGATCCCGAACAGTCTTTTCGATCCTACCTGTTTCAGATTGCAAAATACACCGTATATAACTTTATCCGTAAAAATAATTTGGAGAAACAGATTCAAGCCTACCTTAGTCTCCATAATACACAATTATATAGCCATGTAGAGGAACAATTAGACGAAAAACAGGACGAACAATGGCTCTCCCAGACGATTGAACAGCTTCCACCCCAGCGCAGACTGATCTACAAGCTTTGTAAGATCGAAGGTAAAAGCTACGCCGAAGTAAGTACCTTATTAAG
The window above is part of the Sphingobacterium sp. ML3W genome. Proteins encoded here:
- a CDS encoding RNA polymerase sigma-70 factor, producing the protein MYKPKYDHIEEKENLLALRSGCQTAFRQIYTLYSGRIYLNIRKMVKSEQDAAELLQEVFIKVWDKRELIDPEQSFRSYLFQIAKYTVYNFIRKNNLEKQIQAYLSLHNTQLYSHVEEQLDEKQDEQWLSQTIEQLPPQRRLIYKLCKIEGKSYAEVSTLLRISTSTINDHIVKATKYIKERHGVLDKSTLLIASFILLQHH